In the genome of Sulfurimonas sp., the window AATACACGATGATCGTAAGCTTTCAATTTCAAACGAATTTTTTCCATAATTTTCCTTCTAAAGAACTCGTTAGCTATTTAATTTTTTGCGTGCTAACTATTTAAGGGAGCGGAATTATACCGAGATTGTTTCTGATATTCAAGGATTTAGGGGGTAAATTTTAAAATATTCTAAATTTTATTTCCTTTTAAAAAGGAAGTGCTAAAATTACACTATGCAAAATTTACTTGAAGAATTTTATAAAACCGATCTTATTGTTAATAAATTTCAATTTAGAAAACTGTTTTTAGAAGAAGATATCAGTTATCAAATAAATGGTATATCTCAGGTTGGAAAAACAAAGTTAGTAAAAAACTACCTTTTAACTCTAAAAAAAAATACCTATTTATATATAGATTGCTCTGATGTAAGAATAGAACTGGATGAGTTTAACAAATATATCTCTTCTTTTTGTATAGAGAATAAGATAGATATACTTGTGTACGATAACTATATAGAAGAGTTTAAAATTCCAAATGTATCTCAGCTTATCATAACATCTGAAGTACCTATAGATAATGAGTACCTTACAAGTGTAACACTTTATCCTCTGGATTATGAAGAGTTCTTAGCTTATGAGCACAAATACGATTCAACAGCTCTTAATCATTTCTTTCAGCTTGGTGCTTATCCAGCAATGCATAAGATCAACTCTGATGAGAGAAACATATATATACAAAAAACACTATCTTACACTTTGGATGCCCAAGAGTTTGAGATTTTAAAAATATGTGCAAGAATGAACTCTTTGAAGTTATCGCCTTTTTCTATATATGAGAGGCTAAAACAAATTCAAAAAGTATCAAAAGACAAACTATATAGAAGCTTTGATAGCTTGGTAGCAAAAAACTATATACATTTACTATATAAATACAATCATAAAAAAGCTACAAAAAAAGTATATCTGTGCGATATATCATTAAAGTCTGCACTTGTAAGTCAAAAACACTTTGGCAGACTTTTTGAGAATATGCTATTTTTGGAGTTGTTAAAACACAAACATGAAATGTTTTATGATGATGGTATAGATTTTTATCTGCCTAATGACAGTGAAATAATCCTTTCTATGCCTTTTGCAGATGAAAGAAGTTTATTTAAAAAAGTGGAAAGTTTAGAAGCTTTTATAGTAACAAACGGTATAACTCAAGTTACTGCGATCACTATGAATAATGAAGCAATCATATCTCATCCTTTTTCAAGGATAGAAATGATACCATTTGATATAT includes:
- a CDS encoding ATP-binding protein, translating into MQNLLEEFYKTDLIVNKFQFRKLFLEEDISYQINGISQVGKTKLVKNYLLTLKKNTYLYIDCSDVRIELDEFNKYISSFCIENKIDILVYDNYIEEFKIPNVSQLIITSEVPIDNEYLTSVTLYPLDYEEFLAYEHKYDSTALNHFFQLGAYPAMHKINSDERNIYIQKTLSYTLDAQEFEILKICARMNSLKLSPFSIYERLKQIQKVSKDKLYRSFDSLVAKNYIHLLYKYNHKKATKKVYLCDISLKSALVSQKHFGRLFENMLFLELLKHKHEMFYDDGIDFYLPNDSEIILSMPFADERSLFKKVESLEAFIVTNGITQVTAITMNNEAIISHPFSRIEMIPFDIWALGD